TCACCTATCTATGGTCAAGACAGCACGagatagaaggggagaaagatcgaggaaggaaagaaggaaagaaagagaggaaggaaagaaggaaagaaagaaaaagactttTTTTAATCCCCTGACAGTGTGTTTCTTTCCCCACCAGAGGGAGCCCAAGGACCATGAGACACatcaaggccattcagcccctctcgagcctgttacacaggaacaggaggaggccattcagcccctctcgagcctgttacacaggaacaggaggaggttcattcagcccctctcgagcctgttacatgggaacaggaggaggcccattcagcccctctcgagcctgttacacaggaacaggaggagggacatTCGGCCCCTTCTCGAGCccgaaagtggggggggggggggaagggaaagagagaacGGAATTAATTAAAGACATAACGAGCACCTTGTTCTGCGCTGTGACGCACTGAGCCTCCACTTCCAGAAGGTTCCTCTTGAGCCCGGCACATTCCAGGCGGAGCTCCTGCTCCCGGCTTTCCGAGCTGTCACGGAGGCTCACGAGGGTCCTGGGAGGCGCGGGCGAGCTCAGCTTCCAGCGACTTGACCTGCCGAGTTCGCCAGGAGAATCGGGAGGAGATCGGGAAAGGTTGGAGCAGAGAGACGAGAGTcagcggagcaggaggagaaggggtttcaattcaatatatttttaaaaattcgttcgtgGCTTTAATTTTTGCAAATAAGtctttcatgtggcactttatcgaaagcCGTTTGAAAGtctacatacacaacatcaaccgcactaccctgatctaccctctccgttgaatcatcaaagaactcagtcgagttagtcaaacacgatttgcctttcacaaatttttttttgttattcgttcacgggatgtgggcgtcgctggtgaggccggcatttattgcccatccctaatcgccccttgagaaggtggtggtgagccgccttcttgaaccgctgcagtccgtgtggtgaaggttctcccacagtgccgttgggaagggagttccaggattttgacccagcgacgatgaaggaacggccgatatatttccaagtcgggatggtgtgtgactcggaggggaacgtgcgggtgggtgTTGTCCCCATGAGCccgctgccctggtccttctaggtggtagaggtcgcgggtttgggaggtgctgtcgaagaagccttggcgagttgctgcagtgcatcctgtggatggtccacactgcggccgcggtgcgccggtggtgaagggagtgaatgtttagggtgccgaTCGAGCGGGGCTGCTttgcctggatggtgtcgagcttctcgagtgttgttggagctgcactcgtccaggcaagtggagagtattccatcacactcctcacttgtgccttgtagatggtggaaaggctttggggagtcaggaggtgagtcactcgccgcagaatacccagcctctgacctgctctggtagccacagtatttatatggcaggtccagttaagtttctggtcaatggtgacccccaggatgttgatggtgggggattcggcgatggtaatgccgttgaatgtcaaggggaggtggttagactctctcttattggagatggtcattgcctggcacttgtctggcgcgaatgttacttgccacttaccagcccaagcctggatgttgtccaggtcttgctgtctgcgggctcggactgcttcattatctgaggggttgcgaacggaactgaacactctgcagtcatcagcgaacatccccatttctgaccttatgatggagggaaggtcattgatgaagcagctgaagatggttgggcctcggacactgccctgaggaactcctgcagcaatgtcctggggctgagatgattggcctccaacaaccactaccatcttcctttgtgctcggtatgactccagccactggagagttttcccccctgattcccattgacttcaattttactcgggggaggaggggaagagttgCTGCTGGGCTGGGGGCGACGCCGCTGCAGTCGAATATCCCACCGGGGCgggcggggaagtgggggggAAAAGCTCATACCTGCCGATGAAGCTCCTGAATTTCCCTCCGACCCTCCAGCCTCGACCTCTCGACCTCCCGCAGGCTGCTCCGCAGCTCGGCCGCCTCCGACTGGCTGGTCAGTCTGGTCTCCTCCAACACCCCGATCTTCGAAGCCTTCTCCTCGTTGGAGAGTTTCAGGctgcgggggaagagagagagagagggagagagagagagagggggagtggggtcgCTGAGCGCTTGCTACCCTCCCGTCCCCAGTTCCGACGGGTGAGCTGCGGGCCGGATATTCGACTACAGCGGCATCACCTCCCCCGCAACAGGAACCCGTCCCTTCCCCCCTCGCAGGGCGGTGgtggtgggaaagtgggattacatCAAAGAGGGGGGGGCGCAGAGGCGATCTTCtatgacagtgcggcgctccctcagtaccgaccctccgacagtgcggcgctccctcggtaccgaccctccgacagtgcagcgctccctcagtactgaccctccgacagtgcggcgctccctcagtaccgaccctccgacagtgcggcgctccctcagtaccgaccctccgacagtgcggcgctccctcagtactgaccctccgacagtgcggcgctccctcagtaccgaccctccgacagtgcggcgctccctcagtaccgaccctccgacagtgcggcgctccctcagtactgaccctccgacagtgcggcgctccctcagtaccgaccctccgacagtgcggcgctccctcagtaccgaccctccgacagtgcggcgctccctcggtaccgaccctccgacagtgcggccctccctcagtactgaccctccgacagtgcggggctccctcagtactgaccctccgacagtgcggcgctccctcggtactgaccctccgacagtgcggtgctccctcagtactgaccctccgacagtgcggcgctccctcagtactgaccctccgacagtgcggcgctccctcagtactgaccctccgacagtgcggcgctccctcagtactgaccctccgacagtgcggggctccctcagtactgaccctccgacagtgcggccctccctcagtactgaccctccgacagtgcggccctccctcagtactgaccctccgacagtgcggcgctccctcagtaccgaccctccgacagtgcggcgctccctcagtactgaccctccgacagtgcggggctccctcagtactgaccctccgacagtgcggccctccctcagtactgaccctccgacagtgcggccctccctcagtactgaccctccgacagtgcggcgctccctcagtaccgaccctccgacagtgcggcgctccctcagtaccgaccctccgacagtgcggccctccctcagtactgaccctccgacagtgcggcgctccctcagtaccgaccctccgacagtgcggcgctccctcagtactgaccctccgacagtgcggggctccctcagtactgaccctccgacagtgcggccctccctcagtactgaccctccgacagtgcggccctccctcagtactgaccctccgacagtgcggcgctccctcagtaccgaccctccgacagtgcggcgctccctcagtaccgaccctccgacagtgcggcgctccctcagtaccgaccctccgacagtgcggcgctccctcagtaccgaccctccgacagtgcggcgctccctcggtactgaccctccgacagtgcgacgctccctcagtaccgaccctccgacagtgcgaggctccctcggtaccgaccctccgacagtgcgaggCTCCCTTACCTGATCTTCTCGGCCTCCAGGCGCCTCAGTGTGAGCCTCAGCTCCTCGCCGAACCGCTGCGCCATCTCCTTCTCCGCCCGCTCCTCGCCCAGCTCCCGCCGCCCCTCCGAGGCCAGCCGCTCCGCCGTCTCCCGGGCCTCCTGGAGGTCCCCCTCCCGTCGCAGGGCCTCGCTGAGCTCCCGCCTCAGGccgtccctctcctgctccagggCCTCCAGCTGGGCCTTGGCTTCCACCAACTACCGGCCGGGTCCaggcggggggcggggtgggggggagagtgaaaggtTAGCGCGGAGGTGCTGCCTCGTGCAGTCGAATTGCCGGCCGCCACTTTTCGCCCTCCCGCCCGTCTGGGTTCggaggctcctcctcctcctctctccctccccgcgatcggccgTTGCCGGACGCGGAGGGAGGAGGCCTGACTGACCGGCCAGTCGAGGAGGGAAGGTgatggagaaaaaaaacagaaggcTCCAGTCAAAGTGATCCACGTGAGTCTTTCCCACTCTGACCATAGGCGGAAAGGAGAGACCAACTGGGCTGAACGGGGTAGGGGGGGGGTCGGAGTAGGTCAATGTAcagcccggggggagggggactcgCCCTGTGGGACTGTCCattatattgggggggggggggctcgaccTGCGGGATAGTCCATTATGCAGAGAGGCGGGAGCTCGCCTTGTGGAATAGACCACTGTactggaggcgggggggggggggggggagctcgccTAATAGAACAGTCCATTACACGAGGGGGGTGTCTCGACATGTGGAACAGTCCACTttgcaggaggaggggggagcgcTAACTTTGGGACAGTCCATTGTGCAGGAGAATGGGGGGGTCTCGAGCTGGCGAACGGTCCATTTTACTGGAGGATGGGGGAGCTCTGCTTGTGGAACAGTCCATTgtgcagtgggagagagggggaaggtcaACTTGTGGGACAGTCCATTATACAGCGAGGGGGGAGTGGCTCTACCTGTGGAACAGTCTATTgtgcagaaagagaggggggagtctACTTGTGGGTCAGTCCATTATACAGAGAGAAGGGGGTGGGCTCTACTTTTGGAACAGTCCATTATACAGCGAGGGAGGGGGCTCTACTAGTGGAATAGTCCATTATATATATAGAGAGGGGGGAGTGCGACTTACGGAACAGTCCATTATACAGAAAGACGGGGGGCTCTACTTGTGGGTCAGTCCATTAtacagagaggagggggggggctctACTTGTGGGTCAGTCCATTATACGGGGGGGGGGCTCTACTTGTGGGTCAGTCCATTATACAGTGGGGGTGCTCTACTTTTGGGACAGTCCATTATACGGGGGGGGCTCTACATTTGGATCAGTCCATtgtacagagagaaggggagggtctCTACTTGTGGGTCAGTCCAtcgaacagagaggggggaatctaCTTTTGGGACAGTCCATTATACAGAGACGGGGGGATATACTTTCGGGACAGTCCATTAtacagagagacgggggggggtagGGAATCTGGCCGACTCACCTCCCGCAGCGCGCCGTCCCGTTCCGCGGTGCGGTGGTTAACCTGCTCCTTGGCGCTCTTCACTTCCCGCTGCCGATCGGCCTGCGCCTCCTCCAGCTCCGCCCGGGCGCTCCGCAGGTCGGTGGTGAGAGAGCTGAcggcggactgagagagagcgggggggggggggggggggcgggagaaaaGGACGAAACATTAGACGAGGCCCCGCGGTGAGGAGAGGGGGCGCTGGGTCGAGGCGGGCCCGCTACACCAGTTAAACGGAGAATAAGAAACGGCTGAGGGCGTGTTACGTGGCGGTGACAGGTGGACAGACGCCTGGCGGacgcaatttaacacagagagggtagatcagggtagtgcggttgatgttatgtatgtagactttcaaaaggcttttggtaaagtgccacatgaaagacttcttagcaaaattaaagcctctgggattaaagggacggggTCAGGGTGGACACAAAATTGactcggggacagaaagcagagaggagaggTGAACGAtcgtttctcagactggagggaagtttacagtgggtgttccccaggggtcagtattaggaccactgctctttttgagatatattgACGACCCGGACTTGGGAATAAAGGGGAACAATCTcagagtttgcagacgacacgagACTTGGGAAcgaagcaaacagtgaggaggacagtgacggACTTCAGGGGGACGGAGACAGACTGGGGAAACGGGGGGACACGCgggggcagattaaatttaacgcagagagaagtgcaaagtgatttaTCTCGGTGggaggaacgaggagaggcgaAATAAACTCGaggggacaattttaaagggggcgcagggacagagagagccgGGGGGTGTGTACACTAATCTTTGAAGGGGGCAGGAGGGCTTGAGAAGGCCGTTAATAAAGCAGAcggggaccctgggctttattaatagaggcacaaaaagcaaggaggtgatgctgaaccctttataaaacactggggttAGACCCCAACTGGAGAATCGGGTCCAATTCTGGgggccgcacttcaggaaggacggCGAGACCCTCGGAGAGggggcggaggagatttaccagaacggtccCCGGTCGGGGGGGACGAGGGTCTTCAGTTAacggggagagactggggtcgttctcagagcggagaaggttaagaggggggACTCGATCGAGGGGTTCACAATCACGAGGGGGTTTcgacagagtaaatgaggaggGAGTGTCTCCCAgtggggcaggagggtcggtcaccagaggacggggatttaagataatcggtaaAAGAGCAGGGCGACCGGGAaaggacagagggggggggagtgggactgaacgGGGACCAGAATACTCCCGGAGGAATATCCCACTGGAATTCCTCCCAAAAGGACCAAACCTCCGAGTGCCGCCCACTCCCACGTCCGTAAAGTCACCCGTCTCCGCCACCCCCGCCTCAGGTCGTCTGCTGCTGGGACCCTCGTCCGCGCCCCTCTGTCACCTCCCACACTCCAATATTccgacgctctcctggccggcctccacgTTCCACCCCCCTCAGTTGCCATCCGCTCGTCTGAAACTCCCTGCTGCTGCCCCCGCCCCCCGTACccgaactcgcaccgagtccccgTTCACCCGTCGCCCACTGCGCTCGATGGGCCCACATCGGCCCTCggcccgggaacgcctcgattttcaaattcACTCCCTCCTCGCCCCTcgcacccctccctccctatctctgtaacctcctccagccccctacaattctcatcctcctcttcaaatccctccatggccctcgccctccccctccctatctctgtaacctcctccagccccctacaattctcatcctcctgttcaaatccctccatggccctcgcccctccctccctatctctgtaacctcctccagtccccacaattctcatcctcctcttcaaatccctccatggccctcgcccctccctcccgatctctgtaacctcctccagtccccacaattctcatcctcctcttcaaatccctccatggccctcgcccctccctcccgatctctgtaacctcctccagcccctacaatcctcatcctcctgttcaaatccctccatggccctcgcccccctccctatctctgtaacctcctccagcccctacaattccccatcctcctgttcaaatccctccatggccctcgcccccctccctccctatctctgtaacctcctccagcccctacaattctccatcctcctgttcaaatccctccatggccctcgccctccctccctatctctgtaacctcctccagcccctacaattccccatcctcctgttcaaatccctccatggccctcgcccctcctccctatctctgtaacctcctccagcccctacaattctcatcctcctcttcaaatccctccatggccctcgcccccctcccgtccctatctctgcaacctcctccaaccctccgagatctctgcgctccctccgattctggcctctcgctcattccccccccccccgccctcccgattcccatcgctccaccattggcggccgtgccttcagctctggagttccctccctgagcctctccgcctctctccctcctcctttaagacgctccttaaaacctcc
This portion of the Heptranchias perlo isolate sHepPer1 unplaced genomic scaffold, sHepPer1.hap1 HAP1_SCAFFOLD_1895, whole genome shotgun sequence genome encodes:
- the LOC137309891 gene encoding rootletin-like produces the protein MSADRREAEVQLLREKEEAAERYQQQREQLNRTIAGLKDEQDQNLIRAESEKQQALSMKESEQALLVEKLSLAQRDLSDVRAELDAQKHDATRLKEQEESAVSSLTTDLRSARAELEEAQADRQREVKSAKEQVNHRTAERDGALRELVEAKAQLEALEQERDGLRRELSEALRREGDLQEARETAERLASEGRRELGEERAEKEMAQRFGEELRLTLRRLEAEKISLKLSNEEKASKIGVLEETRLTSQSEAAELRSSLREVERSRLEGRREIQELHRQVKSLEAELARASQDPREPP